The following proteins come from a genomic window of Trifolium pratense cultivar HEN17-A07 linkage group LG4, ARS_RC_1.1, whole genome shotgun sequence:
- the LOC123924216 gene encoding Bowman-Birk type wound-induced trypsin inhibitor-like, with protein sequence MELNKKAIMKLALLLFLLGFTATVEARFDRASFITQVLSNGDTTYDLKSTTAACCNNCPCTKSIPPQCQCTDIGKTCHSACKTCICTRSFPPQCRCLDVNDFCYDKCGY encoded by the coding sequence ATGGAGTTGAACAAGAAAGCAATAATGAAATTAGCTTTGTTGCTTTTCCTCTTAGGCTTCACCGCAACTGTCGAAGCTCGTTTCGACCGAGCATCATTCATAACTCAGGTGctctccaatggtgataccacttaCGATCTCAAATCGACAACCGCAGCTTGCTGTAATAACTGCCCTTGCACAAAATCAATCCCTCCTCAGTGTCAATGCACTGATATTGGAAAAACATGTCACTCAGCTTGCAAAACTTGCATCTGCACAAGATCTTTTCCTCCACAGTGTCGTTGTCTTGATGTAAATGACTTCTGCTATGATAAATGTGGCTACTGA